The following are encoded together in the Fundulus heteroclitus isolate FHET01 unplaced genomic scaffold, MU-UCD_Fhet_4.1 scaffold_43, whole genome shotgun sequence genome:
- the LOC110368112 gene encoding G-protein coupled receptor 4-like has translation MSVDLEKKLAFPPIVQTTLRPDVVTWSEQAKKIILVELTVPWEEGCDEAHERKNLKYQDLIMDCKDKGCSTLTMEELDYNYTSEEYDYGSDENRTGDKNDNFLHIPIVKLVDLITIGVGLPLTLIVIVALFLQVKKSQSHPVYVINLLFSDLIQFCCRITYLVSPEKGSGILFFGLIASVGFMVCISCERYLVVAKPLWYRFRRNIKTYVVVCVVVWVLPVPFLLIFFLHVPQTFFFPILSCALLLPFPFFVFFLVGTIKALSGALSVPADEKRRIAAIQVAVLLIYTLLFLPIIVYLLIDHELILSNIFEVCVFLSPLADTTLYLLCRKSILDKFLASLCSCKASET, from the exons ATGTCTGTCGATCTGGAGAAGAAGCTCGCTTTCCCACCCATCGTCCAGACCACCTTGAGGCCTGACGTTGTCACCTGGTCAGAGCAAGCTAAGAAAATCATCCTGGTGGAACTGACTGTGCCTTGGGAGGAAGGCTGTGATGAGGCCCATGAGAGGAAGAACCTAAAATACCAGGACCTCATCATGGACTGCAAAGACAAAGGCTG TTCCACACTGACGATGGAAGAGTTGGACTACAACTACACATCAGAAGAATATGATTATGGATCTGATGAGAACAGAACTGGtgataaaaatgacaattttttgCATATACCAATTGTAAAATTGGTGGACTTGATCACTATTGGAGTTGGACTTCCTTTGACTCTTATAGTGATTGTTGCACTTTTTCTCCAG GTGAAAAAGAGTCAGAGTCACCCAGTCTACGTCATCAACCTTCTCTTTTCTGATCTCATTCAGTTCTGCTGCAGAATTACATATTTAGTTAGCCCAGAAAAAGGCTCTGGCATCttgttttttggtttaattGCCAGTGTTGGATTCATGGTCTGTATCTCCTGTGAAAG gtatttggttgtTGCCAAGCCACTGTGGTACAGATTCAGGAGAAACATCAAGACATATGTGGTTGTCTGTGTCGTAGTCTGGGTTCTTCCCGTTCCTTTTCTCCTAATCTTTTTTCTGCATGTtcctcaaactttttttttccccatcttgtCATGTGCTCTCCTCCTGCCATTTcccttcttcgtcttcttcttgGTTGGGACTATTAAAGCTCTTTCTGGAGCCCTCAGTGTCCCAGCAGATGAAAAACGACGAATTGCAGCCATTCAGGTTGCAGTGCTGCTAATTTACACTTTGCTTTTCCTGCCTATAATTGTTTATCTCTTAATAGACCATGAATTAATTCTTAGTAacatttttgaagtttgtgtttttcttagtCCCCTTGCAGACACAACTTTGTATTTGTTATGTCGGAAAAGCATCCTGGATAAGTTTCTGGCTTCACTCTGTTCTTGTAAAGCATCAGAGACTTAG
- the LOC105921321 gene encoding ovarian cancer G-protein coupled receptor 1-like translates to MEEQNRTNFNNTDDFYIFGNGSQCDTEPILHVVELIIVCTGLPLMLVAICAVFLLVQKDHSAPVYVINLLISDLIQLCCLTAWKACKFHDIIEYSYTFAVMASVGFMVCISMERYLVIAKPLWYRFRRNIKTSLMVCAVVWTLALVCVCPLYFGVHPRVQEIICAVFLLIPLPLFIFFLVGTIRALSAAHSVPAEEKRRIVAILVVVLLIYMLLFLPNIYWSMVKEAKHYQIFTSLACIGLYLSPLADLTMYFCIRKSAIDHLLKLLCHCKMSGNWETSSTAVENMSATCAEAV, encoded by the exons ATGGAAGAGCAGAACCGCACCAACTTCAACAACACTGATGACTTCTACATCTTTGGCAACGGCAGTCAATGTGATACTGAACCAATTTTGCATGTGGTGGAATTAATAATTGTTTGCACTGGACTTCCTCTGATGCTGGTGGCCATCTGTGCAGTTTTTCTTCTG GTCCAAAAAGATCACTCTGCTCCAGTCTACGTCATCAACCTTCTCATTTCTGATCTCATTCAGCTGTGCTGCCTTACTGCTTGGAAGGCATGCAAGTTTCATGACATCATCGAGTACAGCTACACTTTTGCTGTAATGGCCAGTGTTGGATTCATGGTGTGCATCTCGATGGAGAG GTACTTGGTCATTGCCAAGCCGTTGTGGTACAGATTCAGAAGAAACATCAAGACGTCTCTCATGGTTTGTGCTGTTGTATGGACATTGGCACTTGTTTGTGTTTGCCCTCTTTATTTTGGCGTCCACCCTCGGGTTCAAGAAATCATCTGTGCTGTCTTCCTTCTCATCCCCCTCCCCCTGTTCATCTTCTTCCTCGTTGGGACCATCAGAGCTCTGTCTGCTGCCCACAGTGTCCCTGCAGAGGAAAAACGAAGGATAGTAGCAATTCTTGTTGTGGTGCTGCTTATTTACATGCTGCTGTTTCTTCCTAACATTTATTGGTCCATGGTTAAAGAAGCTAAACATTACCAGATTTTTACCAGCTTGGCTTGCATTGGTCTTTATTTAAGTCCTCTGGCTGACTTGACCATGTATTTCTGCATCAGGAAAAGTGCGATTGACCATCTTCTGAAGTTACTCTGCCATTGTAAAATGTCAGGCAACTGGGAAACAAGCAGCACTGCTGTTGAAAATATGTCTGCAACATGCGCTGAGGCAGTCTAA
- the LOC118560444 gene encoding kinesin-like protein KIF20B has protein sequence MMSLVSGRLDPDSAAASSFLSLRAKRGRKKLYRPEISCPMDMPPHPMINQETDGEGQSDHDIIKRRLRSRAAKS, from the exons ATGATGAGCCTGGTCAGCGGCCGTCTGGACCCAGACTCAGCAGCCGCCTCTTCCTTCCTCAGCCTGAGGGCCAAGAGGGGCAGAAAGAAACTCTACAGACCTGAAATCTCCTGCCCCATGGACATGCCCCCCCACCCG ATGATCAACCAGGAGACGGACGGCGAGGGCCAGAGCGACCATGACATCATCAAACGGCGCCTGCGCAGCAGAGCGGCTAAGTCCTAG